One genomic window of Macaca mulatta isolate MMU2019108-1 chromosome 8, T2T-MMU8v2.0, whole genome shotgun sequence includes the following:
- the SORBS3 gene encoding vinexin isoform X10 yields the protein MADGGSPFLGRRDFVYPSSTRDPSASDGGISPARREEKKRKAARLKFDFQAQSPKELTLQKGDIVYIHKEVDKNWLEGEHHGRLGIFPANYVEVLPADEIPKPIKPPTYQVLEYGEAVAQYTFKGDLEVELSFRKGEHICLIRKVNENWYEGRITGTGRQGIFPASYVQVSREPRLRLCDDGPQLPASPRLTAAARSAHHPSSPSAPRSPADPTDWGGQTSPRRTGFSFSTQEPRPQTQNLGTPGPALSHPRGPSHPLDLGTSSPNASQIHWTPYRAMYQYRPQNEDELELREGDRVDVMQQCDDGWFVGVSRRTQKFGTFPGNYVAPV from the exons ATGGCTGATGGAGGAAGCCCCTTTCTAGGTCGGAGGGACTTTGTCTACCCTTCCTCAACCCGAG ACCCTAGTGCCTCTGACGGAGGGATCAGCCCAGccaggagggaagagaagaag AGGAAGGCCGCCAGGCTCAAGTTTGACTTCCAGGCGCAGTCTCCCAA GGAGCTGACTCTGCAGAAGGGTGACATTGTCTACATCCACAAGGAGGTGGACAAGAACTGGCTGGAGGGAGAGCACCATGGCCGCCTAGGCATCTTCCCTGCTAATTATGTGGAG GTGCTGCCTGCAGATGAGATCCCCAAGCCCATCAAGCCCCCGACCTACCAGGTGCTGGAGTATGGAGAGGCTGTGGCCCAGTACACCTTCAAGGGGGACCTGGAGGTGGAGCTGTCCTTCCGCAAG GGAGAGCACATCTGCCTGATCCGCAAAGTGAATGAGAACTGGTACGAGGGGCGCATCACGGGCACGGGGCGCCAAGGCATATTCCCCGCCAGCTACGTGCAGGTGTCTCGTGAACCCCGGCTCCGGCTCTGTGACGACGGCCCCCAGCTCCCCGCATCTCCCCGCCTGACTGCTGCCGCCCGTTCAGCCCATCACCCCAGCTCCCCCTCAGCCCCGCGCAGCCCAGCTGACCCCACCGACTGGGGAGGGCAGACCTCCCCCCGCCGCACTGGCTTCTCCTTCTCCACCCAGGAGCCTAGACCCCAGACCCAG AATCTTGGCACCCCTGGTCCAGCTCTGTCCCACCCTCGAGGTCCCAGCCATCCCCTGGACCTGGGGACCTCTTCTCCTAATGCCTCTCAGATACACTGGACCCC GTACCGGGCGATGTACCAGTACAGGCCCCAGAACGAAGACGAGCTGGAGCTGCGCGAGGGGGACAGGGTGGATGTCATGCAGCAGTGTGACGATGGCTGGTTTGTGG GTGTCTCCCGGAGGACCCAGAAATTCGGAACATTCCCTGGAAATTACGTTGCCCCGGTGTGA
- the SORBS3 gene encoding vinexin isoform X9, with protein MAGSGSAKALRGLAGQVLLERELAKLSAELDKDLRAIETRLPSPKSSPAPRRAPEQRSPAGPASAWSFSSPNAPYLGSARSLSPRRMADGGSPFLGRRDFVYPSSTRDPSASDGGISPARREEKKRKAARLKFDFQAQSPKELTLQKGDIVYIHKEVDKNWLEGEHHGRLGIFPANYVEVLPADEIPKPIKPPTYQVLEYGEAVAQYTFKGDLEVELSFRKGEHICLIRKVNENWYEGRITGTGRQGIFPASYVQVSREPRLRLCDDGPQLPASPRLTAAARSAHHPSSPSAPRSPADPTDWGGQTSPRRTGFSFSTQEPRPQTQNLGTPGPALSHPRGPSHPLDLGTSSPNASQIHWTPYRAMYQYRPQNEDELELREGDRVDVMQQCDDGWFVGVSRRTQKFGTFPGNYVAPV; from the exons ATGGCGGGATCAGGAAGCGCGAAGGCACTCCGGGGGCTTGCAGGGCAG GTGCTGCTGGAGAGAGAGCTGGCCAAGCTGAGTGCCGAGCTGGACAAGGACCTACGGGCAATTGAGACCCGACTGCCGTCCCCCAAG AGCTCGCCTGCGCCCCGGCGGGCCCCGGAGCAGCGGTCCCCGGCCGG CCCGGCCTCAGCCTGGAGCTTCAGCTCTCCGAATGCACCTTACCTGGGTTCCGCCCGGTCCCTGAGCCCCCGCAGAATGGCTGATGGAGGAAGCCCCTTTCTAGGTCGGAGGGACTTTGTCTACCCTTCCTCAACCCGAG ACCCTAGTGCCTCTGACGGAGGGATCAGCCCAGccaggagggaagagaagaag AGGAAGGCCGCCAGGCTCAAGTTTGACTTCCAGGCGCAGTCTCCCAA GGAGCTGACTCTGCAGAAGGGTGACATTGTCTACATCCACAAGGAGGTGGACAAGAACTGGCTGGAGGGAGAGCACCATGGCCGCCTAGGCATCTTCCCTGCTAATTATGTGGAG GTGCTGCCTGCAGATGAGATCCCCAAGCCCATCAAGCCCCCGACCTACCAGGTGCTGGAGTATGGAGAGGCTGTGGCCCAGTACACCTTCAAGGGGGACCTGGAGGTGGAGCTGTCCTTCCGCAAG GGAGAGCACATCTGCCTGATCCGCAAAGTGAATGAGAACTGGTACGAGGGGCGCATCACGGGCACGGGGCGCCAAGGCATATTCCCCGCCAGCTACGTGCAGGTGTCTCGTGAACCCCGGCTCCGGCTCTGTGACGACGGCCCCCAGCTCCCCGCATCTCCCCGCCTGACTGCTGCCGCCCGTTCAGCCCATCACCCCAGCTCCCCCTCAGCCCCGCGCAGCCCAGCTGACCCCACCGACTGGGGAGGGCAGACCTCCCCCCGCCGCACTGGCTTCTCCTTCTCCACCCAGGAGCCTAGACCCCAGACCCAG AATCTTGGCACCCCTGGTCCAGCTCTGTCCCACCCTCGAGGTCCCAGCCATCCCCTGGACCTGGGGACCTCTTCTCCTAATGCCTCTCAGATACACTGGACCCC GTACCGGGCGATGTACCAGTACAGGCCCCAGAACGAAGACGAGCTGGAGCTGCGCGAGGGGGACAGGGTGGATGTCATGCAGCAGTGTGACGATGGCTGGTTTGTGG GTGTCTCCCGGAGGACCCAGAAATTCGGAACATTCCCTGGAAATTACGTTGCCCCGGTGTGA